From one Triticum urartu cultivar G1812 chromosome 3, Tu2.1, whole genome shotgun sequence genomic stretch:
- the LOC125549464 gene encoding flavonoid O-methyltransferase-like protein Os11g0303600 → MGAIEISSAELLQAEADLIRHSLGYLKSMALHCAVKLGIPDALQRCGGSASLAELLATLRIPQTKQPYLSRLMKVLAMEGLRFVSVTNGDVYHLNTLSRLLISDEGSHAWRMSPCVMLSTTPQFIGSALRLGQWFQSEGDGDGEVTAFMMANRGQSPHTAAAQDAEFNSVFNQAMAADSRYLADLVVRECGDVFKGIGALVDVAGGTGTMARAIAKAFPHVKCAVLDLPHVVQGITCDNVEFIAGDMMEFIPPADCILLKYVLHNWTDEDCVKILTRCREAISHHKNGKIIIIDAVVGSPSQDLDLLQTQLLMDMEMMSLFMAKERYEHEWNKIFAEAGFINYKIQHTLGLRSVIELYI, encoded by the exons ATGGGAGCCATTGAAATTAGTAGCGCTGAGCTTCTGCAAGCCGAGGCCGATCTCATTCGCCACTCCCTAGGCTACCTCAAGTCCATGGCATTGCATTGTGCTGTCAAGCTTGGAATCCCTGATGCTCTCCAGCGCTGCGGTGGCAGCGCCTCCTTGGCTGAGCTGCTTGCTACCCTCCGCATCCCTCAAACCAAACAGCCCTACCTATCGCGCCTCATGAAGGTGCTAGCCATGGAAGGACTACGCTTTGTCAGCGTTACAAACGGCGACGTGTACCACCTAAACACGCTGTCTCGACTCCTCATCAGCGACGAGGGCAGCCACGCGTGGCGGATGTCGCCGTGCGTGATGCTATCAACCACGCCGCAGTTCATTGGATCCGCTCTGCGCCTGGGGCAATGGTTCCAGAGtgagggcgacggcgacggcgaggtcacGGCCTTCATGATGGCCAACAGGGGGCAGAGCCCCCATACCGCTGCTGCCCAGGACGCTGAGTTTAACTCGGTGTTTAACCAGGCGATGGCTGCCGACAGCCGGTACCTCGCAGACCTTGTGGTCCGTGAATGCGGCGATGTATTCAAGGGGATAGGCGCGCTGGTGGACGTCGCCGGCGGGACAGGTACGATGGCGAGGGCCATTGCCAAGGCCTTCCCACATGTCAAGTGTGCAGTGCTTGACCTCCCACATGTGGTTCAGGGCATCACATGTGACAATGTGGAGTTTATTGCTGGGGACATGATGGAGTTCATTCCACCTGCAGACTGCATTTTACTCAAG TACGTGCTGCATAACTGGACCGACGAGGATTGTGTGAAGATCCTGACACGATGCAGAGAAGCCATTTCCCATCATAAAAATGGGAAGATCATCATCATTGATGCAGTGGTTGGGTCTCCCTCACAAGATCTAGACCTACTCCAAACTCAACTCCTGATGGATATGGAGATGATGTCATTATTTATGGCAAAAGAACGATATGAGCACGAGTGGAACAAAATATTCGCCGAAGCAGGATTTATTAACTACAAGATTCAACACACCCTAGGTCTGCGATCGGTCATTGAACTCTACATATAA